Proteins encoded in a region of the Streptomyces violaceoruber genome:
- a CDS encoding TetR/AcrR family transcriptional regulator — protein MARVGLTTEGLIRAGAETADEIGFERTTPTELARRFGVRTASLYSHVKNAHELKTGIALFALAELADLASEAVAGRAGKDALTAFANVYRDYAREHPGRFAATQFPLDAEAAASSAGGRHAQMSRAILRGYRLAEPHQTHAVRLLGSVFSGFVGLEASGGFSHSAPDSQESWTEILDALDVLLRTWPTTS, from the coding sequence GTGGCTCGGGTAGGACTGACGACCGAGGGTCTGATCAGGGCTGGGGCCGAGACGGCCGACGAGATCGGCTTCGAGCGCACCACGCCGACGGAGCTGGCCCGGCGGTTCGGCGTCCGCACGGCGAGTCTGTACTCGCATGTGAAGAACGCCCACGAGCTCAAGACCGGGATCGCGCTGTTCGCCCTGGCGGAGCTGGCCGACCTGGCCTCCGAGGCGGTGGCCGGGCGGGCCGGCAAGGACGCGCTGACCGCGTTCGCGAACGTCTACCGCGACTACGCCCGTGAACACCCGGGCCGCTTCGCCGCCACGCAGTTCCCGCTCGACGCGGAGGCGGCGGCCTCCAGTGCCGGGGGGCGGCACGCCCAGATGTCACGGGCGATCCTGCGCGGATACCGCCTGGCGGAACCGCACCAGACCCATGCCGTGCGGCTGTTGGGCAGCGTCTTCAGCGGCTTCGTCGGGCTGGAGGCCTCGGGCGGCTTCAGCCACAGCGCCCCCGACTCGCAGGAGAGCTGGACGGAGATCCTCGACGCGCTGGACGTCCTGCTGCGGACCTGGCCGACCACGTCCTGA
- a CDS encoding MerR family transcriptional regulator, producing the protein MRIGEVASRAGVSVRSVRYYEDQGLLASTRSAGGQRQYTEHEVERVQFLQRLYAAGLSSRTIAELLPCVDAPSEVHSDAALERMAQERDRLTEHIADLVRTRDALNALMTAAREYRDAQFA; encoded by the coding sequence ATGCGGATCGGGGAAGTGGCGTCGCGGGCCGGAGTCAGCGTCCGGTCGGTGCGCTACTACGAGGACCAGGGACTGCTGGCCAGCACGCGCAGCGCCGGGGGCCAGCGCCAGTACACGGAGCACGAGGTCGAGCGGGTCCAGTTCCTCCAGCGGCTGTACGCCGCGGGCCTGTCCAGCCGGACCATCGCCGAACTGCTGCCCTGCGTGGACGCGCCCAGCGAGGTCCATTCCGACGCGGCGCTGGAGCGCATGGCGCAGGAGCGGGACCGGCTGACCGAGCACATCGCCGACCTCGTCCGCACCAGGGACGCGCTCAATGCCCTGATGACGGCGGCCCGCGAGTACCGGGACGCCCAGTTTGCCTAA